One stretch of Dissulfurimicrobium hydrothermale DNA includes these proteins:
- the secE gene encoding preprotein translocase subunit SecE: MANKVKNIKAEDVDSLDIKTGLAGDRMGEIKGWIPKARFFLRDVKTEFDKVNWSNKKETVSMAMAVLAISIFFAAYLGVVDLILSKLVRFLIKG; the protein is encoded by the coding sequence GTGGCTAATAAGGTAAAAAACATAAAAGCCGAAGATGTTGATTCATTAGATATAAAGACAGGCCTTGCAGGTGATCGGATGGGCGAGATCAAGGGATGGATTCCAAAGGCCAGGTTTTTCTTGAGAGATGTGAAGACCGAGTTTGACAAGGTTAATTGGTCAAATAAAAAGGAGACCGTTTCTATGGCTATGGCCGTTTTGGCTATATCGATCTTTTTTGCGGCATATCTTGGCGTAGTCGATCTAATATTATCTAAACTTGTAAGATTTCTTATAAAGGGCTAG
- the rplK gene encoding 50S ribosomal protein L11: protein MAKKISAYIKLQLPAGQANPSPPVGPALGQHGVNIMEFVKAFNAKTQDQAGMIIPVVITVYSDRSFSFVLKTPPASVLLKKAAKIEKGSGVPNRDKVGTVTKKQVEEIARLKMPDLTAATIDAAIRTIAGTARNMGIDIVD, encoded by the coding sequence ATGGCAAAAAAGATATCCGCATATATAAAATTGCAGCTACCTGCAGGTCAAGCCAACCCATCGCCTCCTGTTGGTCCTGCCCTGGGACAACATGGCGTCAATATTATGGAATTTGTGAAGGCTTTTAATGCAAAGACGCAGGATCAGGCAGGCATGATTATACCCGTGGTTATAACGGTTTATTCGGACAGGTCTTTTAGTTTTGTACTCAAGACCCCGCCTGCGTCTGTCTTGCTCAAAAAGGCGGCAAAGATAGAGAAGGGTTCCGGTGTTCCGAACCGAGATAAAGTGGGGACTGTCACTAAAAAACAGGTTGAAGAGATAGCTAGGCTTAAGATGCCCGATCTTACGGCAGCAACCATTGATGCTGCAATCAGGACCATTGCAGGTACGGCCCGTAATATGGGGATAGATATAGTTGATTAA
- the nusG gene encoding transcription termination/antitermination protein NusG, with amino-acid sequence MAQRWYIIHTYSGFETKVKEALEERIKQHGLEGYFSSVVIPTENVIEIIKGDRKTSSRKIYPGYVLVRMEFNNETWHLVQETPKVTGFVGGHDHPVPLSDEEAEKIIHQMEERAQKPVPKYSFEKGDSVTVIEGPFANFHGVVEEVKPEKGKVRVLVSIFGRSTPVELEFAHVQKVM; translated from the coding sequence ATGGCGCAAAGATGGTATATAATACATACATACTCCGGCTTTGAGACTAAAGTAAAAGAAGCCCTTGAAGAGAGGATAAAGCAGCATGGCCTTGAAGGATATTTCTCGAGCGTTGTCATCCCTACAGAAAATGTGATAGAGATTATCAAGGGGGATCGTAAGACATCATCTAGAAAGATTTATCCAGGCTATGTCCTTGTAAGAATGGAATTTAACAATGAGACATGGCATTTGGTTCAAGAGACCCCGAAGGTTACCGGATTTGTAGGAGGGCATGATCACCCTGTGCCGCTTTCGGATGAAGAGGCTGAAAAGATTATACATCAGATGGAGGAACGGGCGCAGAAGCCGGTGCCTAAATATAGTTTTGAAAAAGGTGATAGTGTGACTGTAATTGAGGGTCCCTTTGCCAATTTTCATGGTGTTGTTGAAGAGGTCAAGCCTGAAAAGGGCAAGGTCAGAGTTTTGGTCTCTATATTCGGCAGGTCAACCCCTGTTGAATTGGAATTCGCGCACGTCCAAAAGGTTATGTAG
- the rplJ gene encoding 50S ribosomal protein L10 — protein MKRKQKEAMLESMHGKFARSTALVMVDYSGLKVSDSDSLRKTLREIDAEFRVSKNTIYKKAVEGTQAEVIKDLFEGPKAVAISYGDPVAMAKVLVNFTKANEALQIKGGVLSGKLIDAAGVAALSAMPSREFLLAQLLSALVATPTAFVNVLAGVPRKLLYALKAIAEKKA, from the coding sequence TTGAAGCGTAAACAAAAAGAGGCCATGCTTGAGAGTATGCATGGTAAGTTTGCCAGATCAACCGCATTGGTGATGGTTGATTATTCTGGGCTCAAGGTGTCCGATTCTGATAGTTTGCGTAAGACCCTTAGAGAGATAGACGCCGAGTTCAGGGTTTCTAAAAATACCATATATAAAAAAGCGGTTGAAGGGACGCAAGCCGAGGTCATCAAAGACCTCTTTGAGGGACCAAAGGCTGTGGCCATCTCATATGGCGACCCTGTAGCTATGGCTAAGGTTCTTGTAAATTTCACTAAGGCAAATGAGGCCCTTCAGATAAAAGGCGGCGTACTTTCTGGCAAATTGATTGATGCAGCCGGTGTTGCTGCCTTGTCGGCTATGCCGAGCCGTGAGTTTCTTTTGGCCCAATTGCTTTCTGCGTTGGTTGCCACTCCGACCGCCTTTGTAAATGTATTGGCCGGGGTGCCGAGGAAACTGCTTTATGCCTTAAAGGCGATTGCCGAAAAGAAGGCATGA
- the rpoB gene encoding DNA-directed RNA polymerase subunit beta yields the protein MNQLQLLPVRKRFGRVKKVIDYPYLIELQKRSYERFLQRDSEFDVKEDAGLKAAFKSVFPITDFTGTFSLEFVQYSIGDPKYTVEECMSRGATYEAPVKIVVRLLSYDIDKESGVQSIRDIKEQEIYFGTIPLMTDTGTFIINGTERVVVSQLQRSPGIFFDHDGGKVHASGKLLYSARIIPVRGSWIDFEFDVKDILYVRIDRKRKFPVTVLLKALGYEDILGSFYDKDNYLIEGQLIYRKVNPKTMQAQKASMDVLHPQTGDVLVRKDLKFSKTVLKKLEDLGVTRIPVDEQELIGKIVAEDVVDPLTGEVLLGSNTEIKAEDLNLLREKGISQVSTLFIDGVKVSSSIRDTLLLDKTRNREEAIIEIYRRLRPSSPLIINVAEKFFQSLFFNPDTYDLSEVGRYKINQRFKTDIPLNVKTLTPEDILNTIKELVRLKDERGPVDDIDHLGNRRVRSIGELIENQYRIGLVRMERAIKERMTLQEVETLMPNDLVNPKPVNSVMKEFFGSSQLSQFMDQTNPLSEVTHKRRLSALGPGGLSRERAGFEVRDVHPTHYGRICPIETPEGPNIGLIVSLSTFARVNDYGFIETPYRIVKDRRVTGEVVYMTASEEDHETIAQATIELDANGRIVDDQVGARIKGEFLMVPADEITAIDVAPNQLVSVSAALIPFLENDDANRALMGSNMQRQAVPLLVSEAPLVGTGMEATVAKDSGVAIIAKRDGWVDYVDSTRLVVVYEGDEAEGRPIEVEIHKLKKFQKSNQTTVLNQKPLVHPGQRIRRGQVLVDGPSTHRGELALGKNVVVAFMPWLGYNFEDAIIINERIVKEDVYTSIHIEEFSVEARDTKLGKEEITKDIPNVGEEALKNLDESGIVRIGAEVKAGDILVGKVTPKGETLLSPEEKLLRAVFGEKAGDVKDTSLRVPPGIEGVVIDAKVFCRKGVEKDARAQAIEDVEIASIQKDQADELSIIQHVAIEKLVRQLAGKRPAVSIKDSRGNVLLEAGKEMNAEAVRRTPIYRFQELILEGQKRLDPAVADILAWYNKEDERIRRHFEGKIERLKKGDELPPGVIKMVKVYVAMKRKLQVGDKMAGRHGNKGIVSKIVPIEDMPYFEDGTPVDIILNPLGVPSRMNVGQIMEIHLGWAAKNLGEQVARLARENDIKRVKARLGDIFKGDGELEAMLDKMDDDSLRQFAMGLEHGIPMATPVFDGADESVIRGLLVDSGQSELGQVTLYNGQTGEPIAEPVTVGVMYMLKLHHLVDDKIHARSTGPYSLVTQQPLGGKAQFGGQRLGEMEVWALEAYGAAHALQEFLTVKSDDVAGRSRMYEKIVKGNNFLEAGLPESFNVLVKELQGLCMDMELIE from the coding sequence ATGAATCAATTGCAATTATTACCTGTGAGAAAAAGATTTGGCCGTGTCAAAAAGGTCATAGATTATCCATACTTGATCGAATTGCAAAAACGTTCTTACGAAAGATTTTTGCAGAGGGACAGTGAGTTTGATGTCAAGGAGGATGCAGGACTCAAGGCTGCATTCAAAAGTGTCTTCCCTATAACTGATTTTACTGGCACCTTTTCCCTTGAATTTGTCCAGTATTCAATCGGCGATCCCAAGTATACGGTTGAAGAGTGTATGTCGCGCGGGGCGACTTATGAGGCACCGGTCAAGATAGTGGTCAGGCTCTTGTCATATGATATAGACAAGGAAAGCGGGGTCCAGAGTATACGTGATATAAAAGAACAGGAGATATATTTCGGGACCATACCACTCATGACCGACACCGGCACATTTATTATCAACGGTACAGAAAGGGTGGTCGTGAGTCAACTCCAAAGGTCCCCGGGCATCTTTTTTGATCATGACGGCGGCAAGGTACACGCCAGCGGGAAGCTCCTCTATTCGGCAAGGATCATCCCTGTACGTGGGTCATGGATTGATTTTGAATTCGATGTCAAGGACATCTTATACGTCAGGATAGATCGTAAGCGTAAATTCCCTGTGACCGTACTGCTTAAGGCCCTTGGGTATGAAGATATTTTAGGTAGTTTTTATGACAAAGATAACTATCTGATAGAGGGTCAACTCATTTATCGCAAAGTGAATCCAAAGACGATGCAGGCGCAAAAGGCGAGTATGGATGTCTTGCATCCGCAGACCGGCGATGTCTTAGTAAGAAAGGACCTGAAGTTTTCAAAAACAGTACTTAAAAAGCTTGAGGATCTCGGTGTGACGCGCATCCCTGTCGATGAACAGGAACTTATTGGAAAGATCGTCGCGGAGGATGTTGTAGATCCCTTAACCGGTGAGGTGCTTTTGGGCAGCAATACGGAGATCAAGGCCGAAGATCTTAATCTATTGAGGGAAAAGGGGATATCTCAGGTATCAACCCTTTTTATCGATGGTGTAAAGGTCAGTTCATCCATACGTGACACATTGTTGCTTGACAAGACCCGGAATCGAGAAGAGGCCATTATTGAAATATATCGCAGGCTCCGCCCAAGTAGCCCACTCATAATAAATGTCGCTGAAAAATTCTTTCAATCCCTTTTCTTCAATCCTGATACATATGATCTCTCCGAGGTCGGCAGGTACAAAATAAATCAGAGATTTAAAACCGATATACCACTCAATGTAAAAACCCTTACACCAGAAGACATCCTTAATACAATCAAGGAGCTTGTTAGGTTGAAAGACGAGAGAGGGCCTGTTGATGACATAGATCATCTTGGCAATAGGAGAGTGAGGTCTATCGGTGAATTGATAGAAAACCAGTACAGGATTGGGTTGGTCAGGATGGAGAGGGCAATAAAAGAACGGATGACCCTCCAAGAGGTGGAAACCCTTATGCCTAATGATCTTGTCAATCCAAAGCCTGTAAATTCTGTTATGAAGGAATTTTTCGGCTCCAGTCAGCTTTCTCAATTTATGGACCAGACAAATCCCCTTTCAGAGGTTACTCATAAGCGGAGGCTCTCAGCCTTGGGCCCGGGTGGACTTTCAAGGGAGAGAGCAGGATTCGAAGTGCGGGATGTGCATCCAACCCACTATGGACGTATATGTCCTATTGAAACCCCTGAAGGGCCCAATATAGGCCTTATAGTATCTCTTAGCACATTTGCTCGTGTAAACGATTATGGCTTTATAGAGACGCCTTATCGCATAGTCAAGGACAGGAGGGTTACCGGTGAAGTGGTCTATATGACCGCGTCCGAGGAGGACCATGAGACTATAGCCCAGGCGACGATTGAGCTCGATGCGAACGGGAGGATTGTTGATGATCAGGTTGGTGCGAGGATCAAAGGCGAGTTCTTAATGGTGCCCGCAGATGAAATAACTGCCATAGATGTGGCGCCGAATCAGTTAGTGAGCGTATCAGCCGCCTTGATACCTTTTCTTGAGAATGATGATGCAAACAGAGCGCTTATGGGTTCCAATATGCAGCGCCAAGCCGTTCCTCTCCTTGTGTCAGAGGCCCCGCTGGTCGGGACAGGAATGGAGGCCACCGTAGCCAAGGATTCGGGCGTTGCGATTATAGCGAAACGGGACGGGTGGGTGGATTATGTCGACTCGACCAGACTCGTCGTTGTCTATGAAGGAGATGAGGCGGAGGGTAGGCCTATTGAGGTCGAGATACATAAGCTCAAGAAGTTTCAGAAGTCAAATCAGACCACCGTATTGAATCAGAAACCCTTAGTTCACCCAGGACAAAGGATCAGAAGGGGTCAGGTGCTTGTGGATGGGCCTTCAACGCATAGGGGCGAGCTTGCGCTTGGCAAGAATGTAGTTGTGGCGTTTATGCCCTGGCTAGGTTACAATTTTGAAGACGCGATCATTATAAATGAACGGATCGTCAAAGAAGACGTCTATACGTCTATCCATATTGAGGAATTCAGCGTAGAGGCCAGAGACACCAAGCTCGGTAAGGAGGAGATAACAAAGGATATACCGAATGTCGGGGAAGAGGCGCTGAAAAATCTCGACGAGAGCGGGATTGTCCGCATAGGTGCCGAGGTCAAGGCTGGCGATATCCTTGTAGGAAAGGTAACGCCCAAGGGTGAGACATTGCTGTCGCCTGAGGAAAAACTTTTAAGGGCCGTTTTTGGTGAAAAGGCGGGCGACGTCAAGGATACGTCCTTGAGGGTGCCGCCTGGCATAGAAGGTGTGGTAATAGACGCCAAGGTATTTTGTAGAAAGGGCGTAGAAAAAGATGCAAGGGCCCAGGCCATTGAAGATGTTGAGATAGCCAGCATCCAGAAAGACCAGGCGGATGAGCTCAGTATAATACAGCATGTCGCCATAGAGAAGTTGGTAAGACAACTTGCCGGGAAGAGGCCGGCTGTTTCCATAAAAGACAGCAGGGGTAATGTCCTCCTTGAGGCCGGCAAAGAGATGAACGCCGAGGCCGTGAGAAGGACGCCTATCTATCGTTTCCAGGAATTGATTCTTGAGGGCCAGAAGAGGCTTGATCCTGCAGTGGCCGATATCTTGGCTTGGTATAATAAAGAAGATGAGCGTATAAGAAGGCATTTTGAAGGCAAAATCGAGCGTCTCAAAAAGGGTGACGAGCTACCGCCAGGTGTCATCAAGATGGTAAAGGTCTATGTGGCCATGAAGCGCAAGCTCCAGGTAGGCGACAAGATGGCCGGACGGCATGGAAACAAGGGCATCGTGTCGAAGATCGTACCGATTGAGGATATGCCGTATTTTGAAGACGGGACGCCGGTTGATATTATCTTGAATCCACTCGGCGTGCCATCGCGAATGAATGTTGGACAGATTATGGAGATACATCTTGGCTGGGCGGCCAAGAATTTGGGTGAGCAGGTGGCACGTCTTGCAAGGGAAAATGACATAAAAAGGGTCAAGGCAAGGCTTGGTGACATCTTTAAAGGAGATGGCGAATTGGAGGCCATGCTTGACAAGATGGATGACGATAGTCTTAGACAGTTTGCAATGGGACTTGAGCATGGGATCCCGATGGCAACGCCTGTCTTTGATGGTGCCGATGAGTCGGTCATCAGGGGTTTGCTTGTTGATTCAGGACAATCCGAATTGGGTCAAGTTACACTTTATAATGGACAGACGGGTGAGCCGATAGCCGAACCTGTAACAGTAGGGGTTATGTATATGCTCAAGCTTCATCATCTTGTTGATGATAAGATACATGCCCGTTCAACAGGTCCTTATTCATTGGTCACGCAGCAGCCGCTCGGAGGTAAGGCCCAGTTCGGTGGTCAGCGCTTGGGTGAGATGGAGGTCTGGGCCCTTGAGGCCTATGGTGCAGCACATGCCCTCCAGGAGTTCCTTACAGTCAAGTCTGACGACGTAGCCGGGAGGTCAAGGATGTATGAAAAGATAGTCAAGGGTAACAATTTCCTTGAGGCCGGCCTTCCGGAATCATTTAATGTTTTGGTTAAAGAACTCCAAGGTCTTTGCATGGACATGGAACTTATTGAATAG
- the rpmG gene encoding 50S ribosomal protein L33 gives MREIITLACTECKRRNYTTTKNKKTTPDKLQLKKYCRFDKRHTLHKETK, from the coding sequence GTGCGAGAGATAATTACCTTGGCCTGTACTGAATGTAAGCGCCGTAACTATACAACCACTAAAAATAAAAAGACGACCCCGGATAAATTACAACTTAAAAAATATTGTCGTTTTGATAAGAGACATACTCTCCATAAAGAAACTAAATAA
- the tuf gene encoding elongation factor Tu → MSKKKFERTKPHVNVGTIGHIDHGKTTLTAAITRVLAEKGKAEFVPFDQIDKAPEERERGITIATAHVEYETDKRHYAHVDCPGHADYIKNMITGAAQMDGAILVVGADDGPMPQTREHILLARQVGVPAMVVFLNKCDMVDDPELLELVELELRELLTKYEFPGDEVPIIRGSALEALNNPTDPEKTKCILDLMDAIDNYIPEPKRDIDKPFLMPVEDVFSISGRGTVVTGRVERGVIKVGDEVELVGIRPTQKTVCTGLEMFRKILDEGRAGDNIGVLLRGTKRDEVERGQVVAKPGSITPHKKFKAEVYVLSKEEGGRHTPFFSGYRPQFYFRTTDVTGIVTLPAGVEMVMPGDNVSIEVDMIQPIAMEEGLRFAIREGGRTVGAGVVSKIIE, encoded by the coding sequence ATGAGCAAGAAGAAGTTTGAGCGTACAAAACCGCATGTTAACGTAGGCACGATAGGCCATATCGATCATGGCAAGACGACGCTGACTGCAGCTATAACAAGGGTGCTGGCCGAGAAGGGCAAGGCTGAGTTCGTTCCGTTCGACCAGATAGACAAGGCCCCTGAGGAGCGTGAACGTGGCATAACCATAGCCACCGCCCATGTAGAATACGAGACCGACAAGCGCCACTATGCCCATGTGGACTGCCCTGGCCATGCCGACTATATAAAGAATATGATAACCGGTGCCGCACAGATGGATGGCGCCATATTGGTGGTAGGCGCTGATGACGGCCCGATGCCCCAGACCAGGGAGCACATACTCCTTGCCCGTCAGGTAGGCGTGCCGGCCATGGTGGTGTTTCTGAATAAGTGTGATATGGTGGACGATCCGGAGCTCCTGGAGCTCGTAGAGCTCGAGTTAAGGGAGCTCCTTACCAAGTACGAGTTCCCGGGCGATGAGGTGCCTATAATAAGGGGTAGCGCCCTTGAGGCCCTCAACAACCCAACTGATCCTGAAAAGACCAAGTGCATCTTGGACCTTATGGATGCAATAGACAACTACATACCAGAGCCCAAACGCGACATAGACAAGCCCTTCCTGATGCCTGTCGAGGATGTCTTCAGTATAAGCGGCCGCGGCACTGTGGTCACCGGCAGGGTGGAGCGCGGTGTGATAAAGGTGGGTGACGAGGTGGAGCTTGTAGGTATACGCCCCACACAAAAGACTGTATGTACAGGCCTTGAGATGTTCAGGAAGATACTTGACGAAGGCCGGGCCGGAGACAACATAGGTGTACTGTTGAGAGGTACCAAGAGGGACGAGGTGGAGCGCGGCCAGGTGGTTGCAAAGCCGGGCAGCATCACCCCTCACAAGAAGTTCAAGGCGGAGGTCTATGTCCTGAGCAAGGAAGAGGGCGGCAGACATACCCCGTTCTTCTCGGGTTACCGTCCCCAGTTCTATTTCAGGACCACGGACGTCACCGGAATAGTTACGCTTCCTGCAGGGGTTGAGATGGTCATGCCTGGGGATAATGTCTCCATAGAGGTTGATATGATACAGCCCATAGCCATGGAAGAAGGCCTCAGGTTCGCCATCCGTGAAGGGGGCCGTACCGTAGGCGCAGGTGTGGTGAGTAAGATTATAGAATAG
- the rplA gene encoding 50S ribosomal protein L1 gives MAQHGKKYRLSRDKVDRVKRYPLEDAVRLVLETHYAKFDESVDAAVILGVDPKKADQNIRGSVVLPHGTGRTPRVLVISKGEKLKEAEEEGADFVGSEELIAKIQEGWLDFDRVIATPDVMGMVGKVARILGPRGLMPNAKTGTVTFDVARAVKEIKSGKVDFRVDKAGVVHVPLGRVSFGQEKIRENFMAFLDTLNRLKPSTAKGVYIKGISLSSTMGPGIKVDSATTRLN, from the coding sequence ATGGCTCAGCACGGCAAAAAATATCGTTTATCCAGAGACAAGGTCGACAGAGTTAAGAGGTATCCGCTGGAAGATGCCGTAAGGTTGGTTCTTGAGACACATTACGCCAAGTTTGACGAAAGTGTAGATGCTGCTGTGATTTTAGGCGTAGACCCTAAAAAGGCTGATCAAAACATTCGCGGTTCCGTGGTGCTCCCACATGGAACAGGTCGTACTCCTCGAGTTTTGGTCATCTCAAAGGGCGAAAAACTCAAAGAGGCTGAAGAGGAAGGAGCCGATTTTGTAGGCAGTGAGGAGCTGATTGCAAAGATACAGGAAGGCTGGCTTGATTTCGATCGTGTTATTGCGACGCCGGACGTGATGGGCATGGTCGGAAAGGTGGCCAGGATACTTGGTCCAAGGGGATTGATGCCGAATGCAAAGACAGGCACTGTCACATTTGATGTAGCAAGGGCTGTGAAGGAGATCAAGTCAGGTAAGGTTGATTTCAGGGTCGACAAGGCTGGTGTCGTCCATGTCCCATTGGGGAGGGTGTCTTTCGGGCAGGAAAAGATCAGAGAAAATTTTATGGCCTTTTTGGATACCCTGAATCGTCTAAAACCATCGACAGCAAAGGGCGTTTATATTAAAGGCATATCGCTTTCTTCAACAATGGGGCCAGGCATAAAGGTAGATTCCGCAACTACCAGATTGAACTAA
- the rplL gene encoding 50S ribosomal protein L7/L12, which produces MSITKADVIDFISNMTVLELSELIKELEEKFGVSAAAPVAVAAAPGAGSASAEGAAQAEEQTEFSVILTDVGSQKIQVIKEVRAVTGLGLKEAKDLVEGAPKPIKEGVSKEEAAKIKEIIEKTGAKVEIK; this is translated from the coding sequence ATGTCTATTACAAAAGCTGATGTAATTGATTTCATTTCCAATATGACGGTACTAGAGCTATCTGAGCTCATAAAGGAACTTGAAGAAAAATTCGGCGTAAGCGCCGCCGCCCCTGTGGCGGTGGCCGCTGCCCCTGGGGCCGGCTCTGCGTCTGCTGAAGGAGCGGCCCAGGCTGAGGAACAGACCGAATTTAGTGTCATACTTACCGATGTGGGCAGCCAGAAGATTCAGGTTATCAAAGAGGTTAGGGCCGTCACCGGCCTTGGCTTAAAAGAGGCTAAGGATTTAGTTGAGGGTGCTCCGAAGCCCATCAAAGAGGGTGTTTCCAAGGAGGAGGCTGCCAAGATCAAGGAGATTATAGAGAAGACAGGCGCAAAGGTTGAGATTAAGTAA